A genomic segment from Janthinobacterium sp. 64 encodes:
- a CDS encoding cupin-like domain-containing protein translates to MAAVSTFGVKHPEQELSREWRSWIAENLMLGSHPSALMPVLQQAGIAEPLARREIELALQSPYLAGAVRLSNRLAKRDWVIDIQRKLNQLRSPEIPRRDKLSAQEFLDEYYSTNQPVIITGMMDDWPAIRKWSPAYFREHYAQREVEVQFGREADAQYEMNSVAHKRKMAFGEYASLVEGSGATNDFYMTANNDSQNRQALRELWDDIGQLPEYLEQSGGPTGFLWFGPAGTVTPFHHDLTNNFMAQVQGRKRLRIMAACEVARVYNQRHCFTPVDGRDIDVRRYPLMADVQVRECVLAPGEILFLPVGCWHFVEALDVSMTVAFTNFKWDNDFYSKYPPNHDF, encoded by the coding sequence ATGGCGGCGGTATCGACATTCGGAGTAAAACATCCGGAACAGGAACTGAGCCGCGAGTGGCGCAGCTGGATCGCGGAAAACCTCATGCTGGGAAGTCATCCGTCGGCGCTGATGCCGGTGCTGCAGCAGGCCGGCATCGCGGAGCCGCTGGCGCGCCGCGAAATCGAGCTGGCGCTGCAGAGTCCCTACCTGGCCGGCGCCGTGCGCCTGTCGAACCGCCTGGCCAAGCGCGACTGGGTGATCGACATTCAGCGCAAGCTCAATCAGCTGCGTTCGCCCGAGATACCGCGTCGCGACAAGCTCTCCGCGCAGGAATTCCTCGACGAGTACTACTCCACCAACCAGCCCGTCATCATCACGGGCATGATGGACGACTGGCCGGCGATCCGAAAGTGGAGTCCCGCCTATTTCCGCGAACATTATGCGCAGCGCGAAGTGGAAGTGCAGTTCGGCCGCGAAGCGGACGCGCAGTACGAAATGAACAGCGTGGCGCACAAGCGCAAGATGGCCTTCGGCGAGTACGCCAGCCTGGTCGAGGGCAGCGGCGCGACCAACGATTTCTATATGACGGCGAACAACGATTCGCAGAACCGGCAAGCCTTGCGCGAGCTGTGGGACGATATCGGCCAGCTGCCCGAATACCTGGAGCAGAGTGGCGGCCCCACGGGTTTTTTATGGTTTGGCCCGGCCGGCACGGTGACGCCATTCCACCACGACTTGACGAACAACTTCATGGCGCAGGTCCAAGGGCGCAAGCGCCTGCGCATCATGGCCGCCTGCGAGGTAGCGCGCGTGTACAACCAGCGCCACTGTTTTACCCCCGTCGACGGGCGCGACATCGACGTGCGGCGCTATCCGCTGATGGCCGACGTGCAGGTGCGCGAATGCGTGCTGGCGCCGGGCGAGATCCTGTTCTTGCCCGTCGGCTGCTGGCATTTCGTCGAGGCGCTCGACGTGTCGATGACGGTGGCGTTTACCAACTTCAAATGGGATAACGATTTTTACAGCAAGTATCCGCCGAATCACGACTTTTGA
- a CDS encoding glycosyl hydrolase family 18 protein gives MMVCLASGGVLAACGGGGDASAPGGSQLLAASAVVACVPWQEGGTYNAGTVVTYLGANYTALVTQTDHVGSGWNPVSTPSLWSAGGTCDGGTTPTPTPTPTPTPTPTPTPTPTPAPTPNPTPTPTPTPTGGTCALAWVAGTAYSAGATVSHAGTNYRANYWTQGDNPSTSSGAAGTGKPWTSLEICSTTPTPTPTPTPTPTPTPTPTPTPTPTGREVGSYFAQWGVYGRDYEVANVHTSGVADKLTFINYAFGNIYPKNGGYECGMITKAEPGATNPNSPDAGTGGDAEADYIRTPKRTVDGQAIPWDAPLSGNFLQLKKLKAAHPNLKLFISLGGWSWSKNFSVGSATDALRKQMVRSCIDIYIKGNLPVQGGRGGVGAAANIFDGIDIDWEYPVGGGQPYNTVSPNDKRNFTLLMAEFRSQLDALGAANGKRYLLTAAVGAGKDKIDNTEPALYSQYMDWINLMTYDFHGGWENSTNFNAQLFADPADPSTGMAREYVGDKAVQYMIAAGVPRDKLLLGIPFYGRGWTGVAPGPNGDGLYQAATGTAPGTYESGIEDYKILVAKTGTRYYHPVTKQLYLYTGAGGQWWSYDDPTVIGTKVKYVKDQGLRGAFSWELDGDANGVLATEVWKVR, from the coding sequence ATGATGGTATGTCTGGCCAGCGGTGGCGTGCTGGCGGCATGCGGCGGTGGCGGCGACGCCAGCGCGCCGGGCGGCTCGCAATTGCTGGCGGCCAGCGCGGTCGTCGCCTGCGTGCCGTGGCAAGAGGGCGGTACGTATAACGCCGGCACGGTGGTCACTTACCTGGGCGCCAATTACACGGCCCTGGTAACGCAGACCGATCACGTGGGCTCGGGCTGGAATCCCGTTTCCACGCCTAGCCTGTGGAGCGCGGGCGGCACTTGCGATGGCGGAACTACGCCAACTCCTACGCCGACCCCAACGCCGACGCCGACACCGACGCCCACTCCGACTCCGACACCGGCGCCCACGCCGAACCCGACGCCCACCCCGACACCGACGCCAACCGGTGGCACCTGCGCGCTGGCATGGGTGGCCGGCACGGCCTACAGCGCGGGCGCCACCGTCAGCCATGCGGGCACGAATTACCGCGCCAACTACTGGACGCAGGGCGACAACCCCTCGACCAGCAGCGGCGCCGCCGGCACGGGCAAGCCGTGGACCAGCCTGGAGATCTGCAGCACCACGCCGACCCCGACGCCTACTCCAACACCGACACCGACTCCAACACCAACTCCAACACCGACGCCAACGCCAACGGGCCGCGAAGTCGGTTCCTATTTCGCGCAGTGGGGCGTGTATGGCCGCGACTATGAAGTGGCGAACGTGCACACGAGCGGCGTGGCCGACAAGCTGACCTTCATCAACTACGCCTTCGGCAATATCTACCCGAAAAACGGCGGTTATGAATGCGGCATGATCACCAAGGCCGAGCCGGGCGCGACGAATCCGAATTCGCCCGATGCGGGCACGGGCGGCGATGCCGAGGCCGACTACATCCGCACGCCGAAGCGCACCGTCGATGGCCAGGCGATTCCCTGGGATGCTCCCTTGTCGGGCAACTTCCTGCAGCTGAAAAAACTCAAGGCGGCGCACCCTAACCTCAAATTGTTCATCTCGCTGGGCGGCTGGAGCTGGTCGAAGAACTTCTCCGTCGGTTCGGCCACCGATGCGTTGCGCAAGCAGATGGTGCGCTCGTGCATCGACATCTACATCAAGGGCAACCTGCCGGTGCAGGGCGGTCGCGGCGGCGTGGGCGCGGCGGCCAACATCTTTGACGGCATCGACATCGATTGGGAGTATCCGGTCGGCGGCGGCCAGCCGTACAACACGGTCAGCCCGAATGACAAGCGCAACTTCACCTTGCTGATGGCGGAATTTCGCAGCCAGCTCGATGCGCTCGGTGCAGCCAACGGCAAGCGCTACCTGTTGACGGCGGCCGTCGGTGCCGGCAAGGACAAGATCGACAACACGGAACCGGCCCTGTACTCGCAGTACATGGACTGGATCAACCTGATGACCTACGATTTCCACGGCGGCTGGGAAAACAGCACCAATTTCAACGCCCAGCTGTTTGCCGACCCTGCCGATCCGTCGACGGGCATGGCGCGCGAATACGTGGGCGACAAGGCGGTGCAGTACATGATTGCCGCCGGCGTGCCGCGCGACAAGCTGCTGCTGGGCATACCGTTCTATGGCCGCGGCTGGACGGGCGTGGCGCCGGGACCGAACGGCGATGGCCTGTACCAGGCAGCGACGGGCACGGCGCCGGGCACCTACGAGTCGGGCATCGAGGACTATAAAATCCTCGTCGCCAAGACCGGCACGCGCTACTACCATCCCGTGACCAAGCAGCTGTACCTGTACACGGGCGCGGGTGGCCAGTGGTGGAGCTACGACGATCCGACCGTCATCGGCACCAAGGTGAAATATGTGAAGGACCAGGGCTTGCGCGGCGCGTTCTCGTGGGAACTCGATGGCGATGCGAATGGCGTGCTGGCAACCGAAGTGTGGAAAGTGCGGTAA
- the rlmD gene encoding 23S rRNA (uracil(1939)-C(5))-methyltransferase RlmD, whose amino-acid sequence MQENIIEIKSLDMDARGVGHIENEDGSPGKVVFVEGALPGERVSFVTYKKKKNWEMARMTVLHRESAMRVTPKCKHFDNCGGCSMQHLEPSAQVAIKQRVLEDNLWHIGKVRPQSIMRPMYGPTWGYRYRARLSVRHVKKKDAVLVGFHEKKSAFVADMDSCEILPPHISAMLLPLRGLIASLSIFDQMPQIELAVGEDVTAMVLRIMAPLTADDETKLKAFADEYGVQWWLQVKGPETAVPFYPLDKQLHYLLPEFGVKMPFKPVDFTQVNHHINRVLVSKALRLLEVQPTDRVADLFCGLGNFTLPLATQGSEVVGIEGSTTLTERALENALANGLAEKTSFSTRNLFEVTTEDLIALGRFDRILVDPPRDGAMALCQALVGLSQVRPDLLPKRIVYVSCSPSTLARDAGILALEAGYVLSKAGVVNMFPHTSHVESMAVFDLI is encoded by the coding sequence ATGCAAGAAAATATCATCGAAATCAAATCGCTCGACATGGACGCCCGTGGCGTTGGCCATATTGAAAACGAAGACGGCTCGCCGGGCAAGGTCGTGTTTGTCGAAGGCGCATTGCCAGGCGAGCGCGTCAGCTTTGTGACGTACAAGAAGAAGAAAAACTGGGAAATGGCCCGCATGACGGTGCTGCACCGCGAATCGGCTATGCGCGTGACGCCCAAGTGCAAGCATTTCGACAATTGCGGCGGCTGCTCGATGCAGCACCTGGAACCGTCGGCGCAGGTGGCGATCAAGCAGCGCGTGCTGGAAGATAACTTGTGGCATATCGGCAAGGTGCGTCCGCAAAGCATCATGCGCCCCATGTATGGCCCGACGTGGGGCTACCGCTACCGCGCGCGTCTGTCGGTGCGCCACGTCAAGAAGAAAGACGCTGTGCTGGTGGGCTTCCATGAAAAGAAATCGGCGTTTGTTGCCGACATGGATAGCTGCGAAATCTTGCCACCGCATATCTCCGCCATGCTGCTGCCGCTGCGTGGATTGATTGCTTCGCTGTCGATCTTCGACCAGATGCCGCAGATCGAGCTGGCCGTGGGCGAAGACGTGACCGCCATGGTCTTGCGCATCATGGCGCCATTGACGGCGGACGACGAAACGAAACTGAAAGCCTTTGCCGACGAATACGGCGTGCAATGGTGGCTGCAGGTGAAAGGGCCGGAAACGGCCGTGCCATTCTATCCGCTCGACAAACAATTGCATTACCTGTTGCCGGAATTCGGCGTCAAGATGCCATTCAAGCCTGTCGATTTCACGCAGGTGAACCACCACATCAACCGCGTGCTGGTATCGAAAGCCCTGCGTTTGCTGGAAGTGCAGCCGACGGACCGCGTGGCCGACCTGTTCTGTGGCCTGGGCAATTTCACCTTGCCGCTGGCCACGCAGGGCAGCGAAGTGGTCGGTATCGAAGGCAGCACCACGCTGACGGAGCGGGCGCTGGAAAACGCGCTGGCCAATGGCCTGGCGGAAAAAACCTCGTTCTCGACGCGCAACCTGTTCGAAGTGACGACGGAAGACCTGATTGCCTTGGGCCGTTTTGATCGCATCCTCGTCGACCCGCCGCGCGATGGCGCCATGGCCCTGTGCCAGGCGCTGGTCGGCCTGTCGCAAGTGCGTCCCGACCTGCTGCCGAAACGCATCGTGTACGTCTCATGCAGCCCGTCGACCCTGGCGCGCGACGCCGGCATCCTGGCGCTGGAAGCGGGCTATGTGCTGAGCAAGGCGGGCGTGGTGAACATGTTCCCGCACACTTCGCACGTCGAATCGATGGCAGTGTTTGATCTGATCTGA
- the rpoS gene encoding RNA polymerase sigma factor RpoS — MTHAPHDQLDDDPELPEDGADEVVTDDAGELDGIDAVDAGEGGEVASVSVLVESVDELKKVLAAELSTDTTQHYLNQIGTRPLLTAAQEVHYATLAKQGNFEARQTMIEHNLRLVVSIAKHYINRGVVLLDMIEEGNIGLMRAIDKFEPERGFRFSTYATWWIRQSIERAIMNQARTVRLPVHMVRELNQILRGKYHLEAQHHDGKDATAEDIAHLVGRPVEEVQDILALSEHATSLDAPLDNDPQSSLMDMLPGASEDSPDARAEHHEMTVLVRDWLTKLPDKQRVVIMRRFGLDNDDPATLETLAEEMGVTRERVRQIQQEALIKLKRAMAARGVVRDSLL, encoded by the coding sequence ATGACACACGCGCCGCACGACCAGTTGGATGATGACCCGGAACTGCCGGAAGACGGGGCGGACGAAGTCGTGACGGACGATGCCGGCGAACTCGACGGCATTGACGCCGTCGACGCGGGCGAGGGCGGCGAGGTGGCCAGCGTCAGCGTGCTGGTCGAAAGTGTCGATGAACTGAAAAAAGTGCTGGCGGCGGAGCTGTCGACCGATACCACGCAGCACTATCTGAACCAGATCGGCACGCGGCCCCTGCTGACGGCGGCGCAAGAGGTGCATTACGCCACGCTCGCCAAGCAGGGCAACTTCGAAGCCCGGCAAACCATGATCGAGCACAATCTGCGCCTGGTCGTGTCGATCGCCAAGCATTACATCAACCGGGGCGTGGTCTTGCTCGACATGATCGAGGAGGGCAACATCGGCCTGATGCGGGCCATCGACAAGTTCGAGCCCGAACGCGGTTTCCGTTTCTCTACCTATGCGACCTGGTGGATACGCCAGAGCATCGAGCGCGCCATCATGAACCAGGCGCGTACGGTGCGCCTGCCCGTGCACATGGTGCGCGAACTCAATCAAATTCTGCGCGGCAAATACCACCTGGAAGCCCAGCACCACGATGGCAAGGATGCCACTGCGGAAGACATCGCCCACCTGGTGGGCCGTCCCGTGGAAGAGGTGCAGGATATCCTGGCTCTGTCCGAGCATGCCACCTCGCTCGACGCGCCGCTCGACAACGATCCGCAATCGTCGCTGATGGACATGCTGCCCGGCGCCAGCGAAGACAGCCCTGACGCGCGCGCCGAACACCATGAAATGACGGTGCTGGTGCGCGACTGGCTGACCAAGCTGCCCGACAAGCAGCGCGTGGTGATCATGCGCCGTTTCGGCCTCGACAACGACGACCCGGCCACGCTGGAAACCCTGGCCGAGGAAATGGGCGTGACGCGCGAGCGCGTGCGCCAGATCCAGCAGGAAGCGCTGATCAAGCTCAAACGCGCTATGGCGGCGCGTGGCGTCGTGCGCGACTCCCTTTTGTAG
- a CDS encoding peptidoglycan DD-metalloendopeptidase family protein: MIKKSNILLCSITLAALLSGCGTTGVQAPVVERHPSSSSAAASDPRDRDPAYYTVKRGDTLLRIALEHGQNYRDLVAWNDLSNPNDIKVDQVLRVLPPNGDTGGAQTSAIVMPPVTEVKPAAPVVPKKTGPRGEKRAYSDATLAELRADGGNGDAKPAPAPAAAAAPAAAAAAPAASVPGDEKISWMWPSEGKVIGTFDEGKNKGVDIAGKAGQQVVAAGSGKVMYAGSGIRGYGNLVIVKHSNSLLSAYAHNRSILVKEGQNVNKGQAIAEMGDSDADRVKLHFEIRQQGKPVDPSKFLPNR; this comes from the coding sequence ATGATTAAGAAAAGTAACATACTTCTATGTAGCATCACCTTGGCCGCGCTGTTGAGCGGTTGCGGCACCACGGGCGTCCAGGCGCCCGTCGTCGAGCGCCATCCATCGAGCAGCAGCGCCGCCGCCAGCGATCCGCGCGACCGCGACCCGGCCTATTACACGGTCAAGCGCGGCGACACGCTGTTGCGCATCGCCCTGGAACACGGCCAGAATTACCGCGACCTGGTGGCCTGGAATGACTTGAGCAACCCGAACGACATCAAGGTCGACCAGGTATTGCGCGTGCTGCCGCCGAATGGCGACACGGGCGGCGCGCAAACATCGGCCATCGTCATGCCGCCGGTGACGGAAGTCAAGCCGGCCGCGCCTGTCGTGCCGAAGAAAACCGGTCCGCGCGGCGAGAAGCGCGCGTATTCCGACGCCACCCTGGCCGAGCTGCGCGCCGATGGCGGCAACGGCGACGCCAAGCCGGCGCCAGCGCCGGCAGCCGCCGCTGCACCGGCCGCCGCCGCGGCAGCCCCTGCGGCCTCGGTGCCTGGCGACGAGAAGATCAGCTGGATGTGGCCTTCCGAAGGCAAGGTCATCGGCACTTTCGACGAAGGCAAGAACAAGGGCGTCGATATCGCCGGCAAGGCGGGCCAGCAGGTGGTGGCGGCCGGATCGGGAAAAGTCATGTATGCCGGGAGCGGAATCCGTGGTTATGGTAATCTTGTCATCGTGAAGCACAGTAATAGTTTATTGTCGGCATATGCGCACAACCGCAGCATCCTGGTGAAGGAAGGGCAGAACGTCAACAAAGGCCAGGCCATCGCTGAAATGGGCGATTCCGATGCCGACCGCGTGAAGCTGCACTTTGAGATTCGCCAGCAGGGCAAGCCTGTCGATCCTTCGAAATTCCTGCCTAACCGTTAG
- a CDS encoding protein-L-isoaspartate(D-aspartate) O-methyltransferase, protein MTDKPRTFPLTLDSLAGKPARQGGGQSLAQSRIATPQTATQNAAQNAARGGAPYHAATLPIAPSRAQAIANERAQPPVQSPPRQNPLVSEAVRRAMVARIAKQGVKDQVVLDAMQAVPRHLFMDEALASQAYIDASLPIGHHQTISQPYIVARMIEVMRQGGNLQRVLEIGTGCGYQATVLSLVAKEVYSIERIRPLHELAKANLRPLRVSNLRLQYGDGMLGLPQAAPFDGIILAAAGLEVPQALLEQLAPGGRLVAPVGAKLQHLQLITRVGKMEWTSQTLEDCHFVPLRPGTI, encoded by the coding sequence ATGACTGACAAGCCGCGTACCTTCCCCCTGACCCTCGATTCGCTGGCCGGCAAGCCCGCCAGGCAGGGCGGGGGGCAGTCGCTGGCGCAGTCGCGCATTGCCACGCCGCAGACGGCGACACAGAATGCGGCGCAAAATGCGGCCAGGGGTGGCGCGCCGTACCACGCTGCCACGCTGCCCATCGCGCCGTCGCGTGCCCAGGCCATCGCCAATGAGCGGGCACAGCCGCCGGTGCAGTCGCCGCCACGGCAAAATCCGCTGGTGTCGGAAGCCGTACGCCGGGCCATGGTGGCGCGCATCGCGAAACAGGGCGTCAAGGACCAGGTGGTGCTCGACGCCATGCAAGCCGTGCCGCGCCATCTGTTCATGGACGAGGCGCTGGCGTCGCAGGCGTATATCGACGCCTCCTTGCCCATCGGCCACCACCAGACCATTTCGCAGCCGTATATCGTGGCGCGCATGATCGAAGTGATGCGCCAGGGCGGCAACTTGCAGCGCGTGCTGGAGATCGGCACCGGTTGCGGTTACCAGGCGACGGTGCTGTCGCTGGTGGCGAAAGAGGTGTATTCGATCGAGCGCATCCGGCCCCTGCACGAGCTGGCGAAGGCCAATCTGCGCCCGCTGCGCGTGTCAAATCTGCGCTTGCAGTACGGAGATGGTATGCTTGGCCTGCCGCAGGCGGCGCCCTTCGACGGCATCATCCTTGCCGCAGCCGGCCTGGAAGTCCCGCAAGCCTTGCTGGAACAGCTGGCACCCGGCGGGCGTCTGGTTGCGCCGGTGGGGGCTAAATTGCAACACTTACAACTCATTACCCGGGTGGGGAAAATGGAATGGACCAGCCAGACCCTGGAAGACTGCCATTTCGTGCCTTTGCGCCCGGGCACCATATGA
- the surE gene encoding 5'/3'-nucleotidase SurE → MRILISNDDGYLAPGLAALADALAPIAEIVVVAPDSNRSGASNSLSLDRPLSVHKAANGFYFVNGTPTDCVHVALTGMLIERPDLVVSGINNGPNMGDDTLYSGTVAAATEGYLFGIPAIAFSQSQFGWANLDAAARVAREIVERQFDALQKPYLLNVNIPAIPYEQMQGVVATRLGKRHSAEPVIRALDPRGREIFWIGPAGTAKEGGPGTDFYAVEHGQVSITPLQIDLTHTTQLDALAKGLA, encoded by the coding sequence ATGAGAATTCTTATCAGTAACGACGACGGTTACCTGGCGCCAGGCCTGGCTGCCCTGGCCGACGCGCTCGCGCCCATTGCGGAAATCGTCGTGGTGGCGCCTGACAGCAATCGATCGGGCGCGTCCAATTCGCTGTCCCTGGACCGGCCCCTGTCCGTGCACAAGGCGGCCAACGGCTTTTATTTTGTCAACGGCACCCCCACCGACTGCGTGCACGTGGCGCTGACGGGCATGCTCATCGAGCGCCCCGACCTGGTGGTCTCTGGCATCAACAACGGCCCCAACATGGGCGACGACACGCTGTATTCGGGTACCGTGGCGGCCGCGACGGAAGGCTATCTGTTCGGCATTCCCGCCATCGCCTTTTCCCAGTCGCAGTTCGGCTGGGCCAATCTGGACGCGGCCGCCCGCGTGGCGCGGGAAATCGTCGAGCGCCAGTTTGACGCCCTGCAGAAACCGTATCTGCTGAACGTGAACATTCCCGCCATTCCTTACGAGCAAATGCAGGGCGTGGTGGCCACGCGCCTGGGCAAGCGCCATTCGGCCGAGCCCGTGATCCGCGCGCTCGATCCCCGTGGCCGTGAAATCTTCTGGATCGGCCCCGCCGGCACGGCCAAGGAAGGCGGGCCGGGCACGGACTTTTACGCCGTTGAACATGGACAAGTCTCGATCACGCCGCTGCAGATCGACCTGACCCATACCACCCAACTCGATGCACTGGCAAAAGGCCTGGCATGA
- a CDS encoding tetratricopeptide repeat protein: MECQRLSLPPLSAPGEVVTFYSYKGGTGRTMALSNIAVLLARRENASVPVLMLDWDMEAPGLHHYFEQHEERPGVLEFFEACRQQLERFSLESGGGQARGRDDAGRDDAALAQRVLDAIDWQQYVVRVDQGSPLYLMRAGRFDASYSERLAQMRWDQLFDTCPALFRCFADTLAQHFRYVLVDSRTGRTDSAGICTTLLPKKLVVVFTPNRQSLEGVDALVTRAIEYRRSHEDEQRPLLVYPLPSRIEMGDGAQRAEWRRGDAHKGIAGFQPMFERLLRTSYGLSQIALDSYFDEVQLQQTKTFAYGEQLAVRIDQGGDRFSLTRTFEAFLHWLTGGYFPWQSSREIALLGAISEARQALSLEPGRAVALPLARDLARLGELYRKEGRSAQALDAFRQSVEIRVRLLGEEHPDSLACKSGMARLLRQLGKLDEARFLEEDVLDVRERVLGSEHPDTLAARACLAQTLLLQGELAAALLLQDTVLASYARQLGGEHPLTLEAMDRRAATLLRMGRLAQAQQVLGTVVAARERLFGAEHGDTLRSKLALAQALGRAGDLEGARRLLAAVLQVQERRLGSDHAVTLATRDLLADIVAGQGDWAGARQLQEDQVAARERTHGLDHPETLMSQRKLAEALLRRGELDAARSVQEQVLEVHARLLGEDHLDTLHSKKQLAGTLQQQGDSEAARLLEDAVLSGSDRLLNAPVTGHADGVLDGARHLQETILAGRASGQDAAEPDTLASMISMLQGMIEREQYAQAGELAEHLKSVLLRPGVPGKLRRRGMAQLKRMYKLQGDLNALLALQEDEVQALEGALSEARIEQR; this comes from the coding sequence ATGGAATGCCAACGCCTCTCCCTGCCGCCTTTGAGCGCCCCTGGCGAAGTCGTCACCTTCTATTCCTACAAGGGCGGTACCGGCCGCACCATGGCCCTGTCGAACATCGCCGTCCTGCTGGCGCGCCGTGAAAACGCCAGCGTGCCCGTGCTGATGCTGGACTGGGACATGGAAGCGCCGGGCCTGCACCATTATTTCGAGCAGCACGAGGAGCGTCCCGGCGTACTGGAATTCTTCGAGGCTTGCCGCCAGCAGCTGGAACGCTTCAGCCTGGAAAGTGGCGGCGGGCAGGCCCGGGGGCGCGACGATGCCGGCCGCGACGATGCGGCGCTGGCGCAGCGCGTGCTCGACGCCATCGACTGGCAGCAATACGTGGTGCGCGTCGATCAGGGCAGCCCGCTGTACCTGATGCGCGCGGGGCGTTTCGATGCCAGCTACAGCGAACGGCTGGCGCAGATGCGCTGGGATCAGCTGTTCGACACCTGCCCAGCCCTGTTCCGCTGCTTCGCCGATACGCTGGCCCAGCATTTCCGCTACGTGCTCGTCGATTCGCGCACGGGCCGCACGGACAGTGCCGGCATCTGCACCACCTTGCTGCCGAAAAAGCTGGTGGTGGTCTTCACGCCGAACCGGCAAAGCCTGGAAGGCGTCGATGCGCTCGTCACCCGGGCCATCGAGTACCGCCGCAGCCATGAAGACGAACAGCGTCCGCTACTCGTCTACCCCTTGCCCTCGCGCATAGAAATGGGCGATGGCGCGCAGCGCGCCGAGTGGCGCCGCGGCGACGCGCACAAGGGCATCGCCGGCTTCCAGCCCATGTTCGAGCGCCTGCTGCGCACGTCCTACGGCTTGTCGCAGATCGCCCTCGACAGCTATTTCGACGAAGTCCAGCTGCAGCAGACGAAAACCTTTGCGTATGGCGAGCAATTGGCCGTGCGCATCGACCAGGGCGGCGACCGCTTTTCCCTCACGCGCACCTTCGAAGCCTTTTTGCACTGGCTGACGGGCGGGTATTTCCCCTGGCAATCGAGCCGTGAAATCGCCTTGCTGGGCGCCATCAGCGAAGCGCGCCAGGCCTTGTCGCTGGAGCCGGGCCGCGCCGTGGCCCTGCCGCTGGCGCGCGACCTGGCCCGCCTGGGCGAGCTGTACCGCAAGGAGGGGCGCAGCGCGCAGGCGCTCGATGCCTTTCGCCAGAGCGTCGAGATCCGCGTACGCCTGCTGGGCGAGGAGCATCCCGACAGCCTGGCGTGCAAGAGCGGCATGGCGCGCCTGCTGCGCCAGCTGGGCAAGCTCGATGAAGCCCGCTTCCTGGAAGAAGACGTGCTCGATGTGCGCGAGCGCGTGCTGGGCAGCGAGCATCCCGACACCCTGGCCGCTCGGGCCTGCCTGGCGCAAACCCTGTTGCTGCAGGGGGAACTGGCGGCGGCGCTGCTGCTGCAGGATACCGTGCTGGCAAGTTACGCGCGCCAGCTGGGCGGCGAGCATCCGCTGACCCTGGAAGCGATGGATCGCCGCGCCGCCACCTTGCTGCGCATGGGGCGGCTGGCGCAGGCGCAGCAAGTGCTGGGTACGGTGGTGGCGGCGCGCGAGCGCCTGTTTGGCGCCGAGCATGGCGATACCTTGCGCAGCAAGCTGGCCCTGGCGCAGGCGCTGGGGCGCGCAGGCGACCTGGAAGGCGCGCGGCGCCTGCTCGCTGCCGTGCTGCAGGTGCAGGAGCGGCGCCTGGGCAGCGACCATGCGGTCACGCTGGCCACGCGCGACTTGCTGGCCGACATCGTGGCCGGGCAGGGCGACTGGGCCGGCGCGCGCCAGCTGCAGGAAGACCAGGTGGCGGCGCGCGAGCGCACGCACGGGCTCGACCATCCTGAAACCCTGATGAGCCAGCGCAAGCTGGCCGAGGCGCTGCTGCGGCGTGGCGAGCTCGATGCGGCGCGCAGCGTGCAGGAGCAGGTGCTGGAAGTGCACGCGCGCCTGCTGGGCGAAGACCATCTCGATACCTTGCACAGCAAGAAGCAATTGGCCGGTACCCTGCAGCAGCAGGGCGACAGCGAGGCGGCGCGCCTGCTGGAAGACGCGGTGCTCAGCGGCAGCGACCGGTTGCTGAATGCGCCCGTCACGGGGCATGCGGACGGCGTGCTGGACGGCGCCCGGCATTTGCAGGAAACCATCCTGGCCGGCCGCGCCAGCGGGCAGGACGCGGCCGAGCCGGACACCCTGGCCAGCATGATCTCGATGTTGCAAGGCATGATAGAGCGGGAACAGTATGCGCAGGCGGGCGAACTGGCCGAACATTTGAAATCCGTTCTGCTGCGCCCTGGCGTGCCGGGCAAGCTGCGCAGGCGCGGCATGGCGCAGTTGAAAAGAATGTATAAATTGCAAGGCGACCTGAATGCCTTGCTGGCCTTGCAGGAGGATGAAGTGCAGGCGCTGGAAGGGGCGCTATCGGAAGCGCGCATCGAGCAGCGCTGA